A stretch of Rhinopithecus roxellana isolate Shanxi Qingling chromosome 12, ASM756505v1, whole genome shotgun sequence DNA encodes these proteins:
- the BICRA gene encoding BRD4-interacting chromatin-remodeling complex-associated protein, translating into MDDEDGRCLLDVICDPQALNDFLHGSEKLDSDDLLDNPGEAQSAFYEGPGLHVQEASGNHLNPEPNQPAPSVDLDFLEDDILGSPATGGGGGGGGGADQPCDILQQSLQEANITEQTLEAEAELDLGPFQLPTLQPADGGAGPTGAGGAAAVAAGPQALFPGGTDLLGLQGPPTVLTHQALVPPQDVVNKALSVQPFLQPVGLGNVTLQPIPGLQGLPNGSPGGATAATLGLAPIQVVGQPVMALNTPTSQLLAKQVPVSGYLASAAGPSEPVTLASAGVSPQGAGLVIQKNLPAAVATTLNGNSVFGGAGAASAPSGAPSGQPLAVAPGLGSSPLVPAPNVILHRTPTPIQPKPAGVLPPKLYQLTPKPFAPAGATLTIQGEPGALPQQPKAPQNLTFMAAGKAGQNVVLSGFPAPALQANVFKQPPATTTGAAPPQPPGALSKPMSVHLLNQGSSIVIPAQHMLPGQNQFLLPGAPAVQLPQQLSALPANVGGQILAAAAPHTGGQLIANPILTNQNLAGPLSLGPVLAPHSGAHSAHILSAAPIQVGQPALFQMPVSLAAGSLPTQSQPAPAGPAATTVLQGVTLPPSAVAMLNTPDGLVQPATPAAATGEAAPVLTVQPAPQAPPAVSTPLPLGLQQPQAQQPPQAPTPQAAAPPQATTPQPSPGLASSPEKIVLGQPPSATPTAILTQDSLQMFLPQERSQQPLSAEGPHLSVPASVIVSAPPPAQDPAPATPVAKGAGLGPQAPDGQASPAPAPQIPAAAPLKGPGPSSSPSLPHQAPLGDSPHLPSPHPARPPSRPPSRPQSVSRPPSEPALHPCPPPQAPPTLPGIFVIQNQLGVPPPASNPAPTAPGPPQPPLRPPSQPPEGPLPPAPHLPPSSTSSAVASSSETSSRLPAPTPSDFQLQFPPGQGPHKSPTPPSTLHLVPEPAAPPPPPPRTFQMVTTPFPALPQPKALLERFHQVPSGIILQNKTGGGPAAPQTATSLGPLTSPTASVLVSGQAPSGTPTAPSHAPAPAPMATTGLPPLLPAENKAFASNLPTLNVAKATSSGPGKTSGLQYESKLSGLKKPPTLQPSKEACFLEHLHKHQGSVLHPDYKTAFPSFEDALHRLLPYHVYQGALPSPNDYHKVDEEFETVSTQLLKRTQAMLNKYRLLLLEESRRVSPSAEMVMIDRMFIQEEKTTLALDKQLAKEKPDEYVSSSRSLGLPVAASSEGHRLPGHGTLSSSAPGTSAQPPPHLPTKLVIRHGGAGGSPSVTWARASSSLSSSSSSSSSAASSLDADEDGPMPSRNRPPIKTYEARSRIGLKLKIKQEAGLSKVVHNTALDPVHQPPPPPAALKVAEPPPRPPPPPPPTGQMNGTVDHPPPAAPERKPLGTTPHCPRLPLRKTYRENVGGPGAPEGTPAGRARGGSPAPLPAKVDEATSGLIRELAAVEDELYQRMLKGAPPEPAASAAQGTGDPDWEAPALPPAKRRKSESPDVDQASFSSDSPQDDTLTEHLQSAIDSILNLQQAPGRTPAPPYAHAAPAGTPASPPPLHRPEAYPPSSHNGGLGARTLTR; encoded by the exons ATGGATGATGAGGATGGGAGATGCTTACTAGACGTGATTTG TGATCCACAGGCCCTCAATGACTTCTTGCATGGATCTGAGAAG CTTGACAGTGATGACCTCCTGGATAATCCCGGGGAGGCCCAAAGTGCCTTCTATGAAGGTCCTGGG CTCCATGTGCAAGAAGCTTCTGGCAACCACCTGAACCCAGAGCCCAACCAGCCAGCCCCCAGTGTGGACCTAGACTTCCTGGAAGATGACATCCTGGGCTCTCCTGCGACagggggcggcggcgggggcggtgGGGGCGCTGACCAGCCCTGTGACATCCTCCAGCAGAGCCTCCAAGAGGCCAACATCACAGAGCAGACGCTGGAGGCCGAGGCTGAGCTGGACCTGGGTCCCTTCCAGCTGCCCACCCTGCAGCCTGCGGATGGTGGAGCAGGCCCGACGGGCGCTGGAGGGGCGGCGGCTGTGGCTGCGGGGCCCCAAGCCCTCTTCCCAGGCGGCACCGACCTGCTGGGGCTGCAGGGCCCGCCCACCGTGCTGACCCACCAGGCCCTGGTGCCGCCCCAGGACGTGGTCAACAAAGCCCTGAGTGTTCAGCCCTTCTTGCAGCCTGTGGGCCTGGGCAACGTGACACTGCAGCCCATCCCTGGCCTCCAAGGCCTGCCCAATGGCAGCCCTGGGGGCGCCACAGCGGCCACACTGGGCCTGGCGCCCATCCAGGTGGTGGGCCAGCCCGTCATGGCGCTCAACACGCCCACCTCCCAGCTCCTGGCCAAGCAGGTGCCCGTCAGCGGCTACCTGGCCTCGGCGGCCGGCCCCTCAGAGCCCGTGACCCTGGCGTCGGCCGGTGTCTCGCCACAGGGGGCTGGCCTGGTCATCCAGAAGAACCTCCCGGCCGCTGTGGCCACCACGCTCAATGGGAACTCTGTGTTCGGAGGCGCCGGGGCCGCCTCGGCTCCCAGCGGGGCGCCCTCGGGACAGCCGCTGGCGGTGGCCCCAGGCCTCGGCTCGTCGCCACTGGTCCCGGCGCCCAACGTGATCCTGCATCGTACGCCCACGCCCATCCAGCCCAAGCCCGCGGGAGTGCTGCCCCCCAAGCTCTACCAGCTGACACCCAAGCCATTCGCGCCCGCGGGCGCCACGCTCACCATCCAGGGAGAGCCGGGGGCACTCCCGCAGCAGCCCAAGGCCCCACAGAACCTGACGTTCATGGCGGCGGGGAAGGCGGGCCAGAACGTGGTGCTGTCGGGCTTCCCCGCGCCTGCGCTGCAGGCAAATGTCTTCAAGCAGCCACCGGCCACCACCACCGGGGCGGCCCCACCGCAGCCCCCCGGAGCCCTGAGCAAGCCCATGAGCGTCCACCTCCTGAACCAAGGCAGCAGCATCGTCATCCCCGCCCAGCACATGCTGCCGGGCCAGAACCAGTTCCTACTGCCTGGCGCCCCCGCGGTCCAGCTCCCGCAGCAGCTCTCAGCCCTCCCGGCCAACGTGGGCGGGCAGATCCTGGCAGCCGCTGCCCCCCACACGGGTGGACAGCTCATCGCGAATCCCATCCTCACCAACCAGAACCTGGCGGGCCCACTGAGCCTGGGCCCCGTGTTGGCCCCCCACTCTGGGGCCCATAGCGCGCACATCCTCTCCGCCGCCCCCATCCAGGTGGGCCAGCCTGCGCTCTTCCAGATGCCCGTGTCGCTGGCGGCGGGCAGCCTGCCCACGCAGAGCCAGCCAGCGCCCGCCGGGCCGGCCGCCACCACCGTCCTCCAGGGGGTCACCCTGCCCCCCAGCGCCGTGGCCATGCTCAACACCCCTGACGGCCTGGTGCAGCCGGCCACCCCTGCCGCCGCCACCGGGGAGGCCGCGCCCGTCCTCACGGTGCAGCCTGCCCCCCAGGCGCCCCCGGCGGTCAGCACACCCCTGCCCCTGGGCCTCCAGCAGCCGCAGGCGCAGCAGCCCCCGCAGGCCCCCACCCCACAGGCTGCTGCCCCGCCTCAGGCCACCaccccccagcccagccctggcctGGCGTCTAGCCCGGAGAAGATCGTCCTGGGACAGCCGCCGTCTGCCACCCCTACGGCCATCCTCACTCAGGACTCCCTGCAGATGTTCCTGCCCCAG GAGAGGAGCCAGCAGCCCCTCTCTGCAGAGGGTCCCCACCTCTCCGTGCCTGCCTCGGTCATAGTCAGCGCCCCGCCTCCCGCCCAAGACCCAGCCCCGGCCACCCCCGTCGCCAAAGGAGCTGGCCTCGGCCCTCAGGCCCCCGACGGCCAGGCTTCCCCGGCTCCGGCCCCCCAG aTCCCGGCAGCGGCTCCACTGAAGGGCCCAGGCCCCTCTTCGTCCCCGTCACTACCTCACCAGGCCCCTCTGGGGGACAGCCCCCAcctgccctccccacaccccGCCCGGCCCCCTTCCCGCCCACCCTCCCGGCCCCAGAGTGTGTCCCGTCCTCCCTCAGAACCAGCCCTGcacccttgtcccccaccccaggccccccCAACTCTGCCTGGCATCTTTGTCATCCAAAACCAGCTGGGTGTTCCCCCACCTGCCAGCAACCCGGCCCCTACTGCCCCAGgcccgccccagccacctctccgCCCCCCATCCCAGCCGCCTGAGGGACCGctgcccccagccccccacctccctccatcctccacctcctccGCTGTGGCCTCCTCCTCCGAGACGTCCTCCAGGTTGCCAGCCCCTACGCCATCCGACTTCCAGCTCCAGTTCCCACCTGGCCAGGGGCCCCACAAGTCCCCCACGCCCCCTTCAACCCTCCACCTGGTCCCCGAGCCGGCAGCACCCCCCCCACCGCCTCCTCGGACCTTCCAGATGGTGACCACCCCCTTCCCAGCGCTGCCCCAGCCGAAGGCTCTTCTCGAGAGATTTCACCAG GTGCCGTCCGGAATCATTCTCCAGAACAAGACTGGGGGGGGCCCTGCCGCCCCGCAGACCGCCACCAGCCTGGGGCCCCTCACCAGCCCCACTGCTTCTGTGCTGGTCAGTGGGCAGGCCCCATCCGGGACCCCCACCGCCCCCAGCCACGCCCCCGCCCCGGCGCCCATGGCCACCACAG GCCTCCCTCCTCTGCTTCCGGCTGAGAACAAGGCTTTTGCCAGCAACCTCCCGACCCTGAATGTGGCCAAGGCCACTTCCTCTGGGCCAGGGAAGACCTCTGGGCTGCAG TACGAGAGCAAGCTGAGTGGCCTGAAGAAGCCCCCAACACTTCAGCCCAGCAAGGAAGCCTG TTTCCTGGAGCATTTGCACAAACACCAGGGCTCCGTCCTGCACCCCGACTACAAGACGGCCTTCCCCTCCTTCGAGGACGCCCTGCATCGCCTTCTGCCCTACCATGTCTACCAGggcgccctcccctcccccaatgACTACCACAaag TGGATGAGGAGTTTGAGACGGTCTCCACGCAGCTGCTGAAACGCACCCAGgccatgctcaataaatatcgaCTCCTGCTCCTAGAGGAGTCCCGG AGGGTGAGCCCCTCAGCGGAGATGGTAATGATCGACCGAATGTTCATTCAGGAGGAGAAGACCACCCTTGCCTTGGATAAACAGCTGGCCAAGGAGAAGCCAG atgagtACGTGTCTTCTTCCCGCTCGCTCGGCCTCCCCGTCGCAGCCTCTTCTGAGGGTCATCGGCTCCCCGGCCACGGCACCCTGTCGTCTTCAGCTCCCGGGACCTCCGCCCAGCCCCCTCCACACCTGCCCACCAAGCTTGTGATCCGGCACGGCGGGGCAGGCGGCTCCCCTTCGGTCACCTGGGCCCGGGCGTCgtcctccctgtcctcctcctcctcctcctcctcctctgccgcCTCCTCCTTGGACGCCGACGAGGATGGCCCCATGCCCTCCCGCAACCGCCCGCCTATCAAGACGTACGAGGCCCGGAGCCGCATTGGGCTCAAGCTTAAGATCAAGCAGGAAGCCGGTCTCAGCAAAGTCGTGCACAACACGGCCCTGGACCCTGTGCACCAGCCCCCGCCTCCCCCCGCCGCCCTCAAGGTGGCGGAGCCCCCGCCacggccgccgccgccaccgccgcccaCGGGCCAGATGAATGGCACGGTGGACCACCCGCCGCCTGCCGCCCCCGAGCGCAAGCCCCTGGGCACCACCCCGCACTGCCCGCGCCTGCCACTGCGCAAGACCTACCGCGAGAACGTGGGGGGCCCTGGCGCGCCAGAGGGGACGCCCGCGGGCAGGGCACGGGGAGGCAGCCCAGCGCCGCTGCCCGCCAAAGTGGACGAGGCCACCAGCGGGCTCATCCGCGAGCTGGCGGCCGTGGAGGATGAGTTGTACCAGCGTATGCTGAAGGGCGCCCCGCCAGAGCCCGCAGCCAGCGCCGCCCAAGGCACTGGGGACCCCGACTGGGAGGCGCCCGCACTGCCCCCTGCCAAGCGGCGCAAGTCAGAGTCGCCCGATGTGGACCAGGCCAGCTTCTCCAGCGACAGCCCGCAGGATGACACGCTCACCGAGCACCTGCAGAGCGCCATCGACAGTATCCTGAACCTGCAGCAGGCCCCCGGCCGGACGCCCGCGCCCCCGTACGCCCACGCTGCCCCGGCCGGCACGCCCGCCTCCCCGCCGCCCCTGCACAGGCCCGAGGCCTACCCGCCCTCCAGTCACAACGGCGGCCTCGGCGCCAGGACGTTGACCAGATAA